One genomic region from Mangifera indica cultivar Alphonso chromosome 17, CATAS_Mindica_2.1, whole genome shotgun sequence encodes:
- the LOC123200065 gene encoding probable serine incorporator isoform X2 produces the protein MESGGSYGNERRAVFKDDSWFSQFRNGSNPWMARYVYALIFLVANLLAWVVRDYSSGALPEMEKLRNCKGGHECLGAEGVLRVSLGCFMFFIIMFLSTAGTSKLYASRDLWHSGWWSAKIIMWITLTVIPFLMPSSFIQLYGEVAHFGAGVFLLIQLISVISFITWLNDCCLSEKNAERCHIHVMLTATTAYVICIVGIIMMYIWYTPDPSCLLNIFFITWTLVLLQLMTSISLHPKVNAGFLAPGLMGLYVVFICWCAIRSEPAGESCNRKAEASNRTDWLTIISFVVALLAMVIATFSTGIDSKCFQKDESPAEDDVPYGYGFFHFVFATGAMYFAMLLIGWNTHHTIKKWTIDVGWTSTWVRIVNEWLAVCVYLWMLVAPIFLKSRQVDESPV, from the exons ATGGAGAGTGGTGGTAGTTACGGCAACGAGAGGCGCGCAGTGTTTAAGGATGACTCATGGTTTAGCCAATTTCGGAATGGCTCCAATCCTTGGATGGCCAGATATGTTTATGCGTTGATTTTTCTGGTAGCAAACTTGCTAGCATGGGTAGTTCGGGATTATAGCAGCGGAGCCTTGCCGGAAATGGAGA AACTAAGGAACTGCAAAGGTGGGCATGAATGCTTGGGCGCTGAAGGAGTTCTTCGAGTGAGCTTGGGTTGCTTT ATGTTTTTTATCATAATGTTCTTATCGACAGCTGGTACTTCGAAGTTATATGCGTCCAGAGATTTGTGGCATTCTGGATGGTGGTCTGCAAAGATCATCATGTGGATTACCTTGACAGTCATCCCCTTTCTAATGCCTTCTTCCTTTATTCAGCTTTATG GGGAGGTCGCACACTTTGGTGCCGG GGTCTTTCTCCTAATTCAGCTAATCAGTGTGATCAGCTTCATTACATGGTTAAATGATTGCTGTCTGTCTGAGAAAAATGCAGAAAGATG CCACATCCATGTTATGCTAACTGCAACAACCGCATATGTTATATGCATAGTGGGGATCATAATGATGTACATTTGGTATACACCAGACCCTTCTTGCCTCctcaacatttttttcattacatGGACACTGGTGCTCCTTCAACTCATGACCAGCATCTctttgcacccaaaa GTAAATGCTGGTTTCTTGGCTCCAGGGCTTATGGGCCTTTATGTGGTATTTATCTGCTGGTGTGCCATTCGAAG TGAACCTGCCGGGGAAAGTTGCAACAGGAAAGCAGAAGCTTCAAACAGAACGGATTGGCTGACCATCATC AGCTTTGTTGTTGCACTACTTGCAATGGTCATTGCAACATTTTCTACAGGCATCGATTCCAAGTGCTTTCAG AAGGACGAGTCACCGGCCGAAGATGATGTTCCCTATGGTTATGGtttctttcattttgtttttgccACTGGAGCCATGTACTTTGCAATGCTGCTGATTGGGTGGAATACTCATCACACCATTAAAAA GTGGACAATTGATGTGGGTTGGACAAGCACTTGGGTCAGGATAGTTAACGAATGGCTGGCAGTTTGTGTATATT TGTGGATGCTGGTGGCCCCAATCTTCTTGAAAAGCAGACAAGTAGATGAATCGCCCGTGTAA
- the LOC123200065 gene encoding probable serine incorporator isoform X3: MESGGSYGNERRAVFKDDSWFSQFRNGSNPWMARYVYALIFLVANLLAWVVRDYSSGALPEMEKLRNCKGGHECLGAEGVLRVSLGCFMFFIIMFLSTAGTSKLYASRDLWHSGWWSAKIIMWITLTVIPFLMPSSFIQLYGEVAHFGAGVFLLIQLISVISFITWLNDCCLSEKNAERCHIHVMLTATTAYVICIVGIIMMYIWYTPDPSCLLNIFFITWTLVLLQLMTSISLHPKVNAGFLAPGLMGLYVVFICWCAIRSEPAGESCNRKAEASNRTDWLTIISFVVALLAMVIATFSTGIDSKCFQDESPAEDDVPYGYGFFHFVFATGAMYFAMLLIGWNTHHTIKKWTIDVGWTSTWVRIVNEWLAVCVYLWMLVAPIFLKSRQVDESPV, from the exons ATGGAGAGTGGTGGTAGTTACGGCAACGAGAGGCGCGCAGTGTTTAAGGATGACTCATGGTTTAGCCAATTTCGGAATGGCTCCAATCCTTGGATGGCCAGATATGTTTATGCGTTGATTTTTCTGGTAGCAAACTTGCTAGCATGGGTAGTTCGGGATTATAGCAGCGGAGCCTTGCCGGAAATGGAGA AACTAAGGAACTGCAAAGGTGGGCATGAATGCTTGGGCGCTGAAGGAGTTCTTCGAGTGAGCTTGGGTTGCTTT ATGTTTTTTATCATAATGTTCTTATCGACAGCTGGTACTTCGAAGTTATATGCGTCCAGAGATTTGTGGCATTCTGGATGGTGGTCTGCAAAGATCATCATGTGGATTACCTTGACAGTCATCCCCTTTCTAATGCCTTCTTCCTTTATTCAGCTTTATG GGGAGGTCGCACACTTTGGTGCCGG GGTCTTTCTCCTAATTCAGCTAATCAGTGTGATCAGCTTCATTACATGGTTAAATGATTGCTGTCTGTCTGAGAAAAATGCAGAAAGATG CCACATCCATGTTATGCTAACTGCAACAACCGCATATGTTATATGCATAGTGGGGATCATAATGATGTACATTTGGTATACACCAGACCCTTCTTGCCTCctcaacatttttttcattacatGGACACTGGTGCTCCTTCAACTCATGACCAGCATCTctttgcacccaaaa GTAAATGCTGGTTTCTTGGCTCCAGGGCTTATGGGCCTTTATGTGGTATTTATCTGCTGGTGTGCCATTCGAAG TGAACCTGCCGGGGAAAGTTGCAACAGGAAAGCAGAAGCTTCAAACAGAACGGATTGGCTGACCATCATC AGCTTTGTTGTTGCACTACTTGCAATGGTCATTGCAACATTTTCTACAGGCATCGATTCCAAGTGCTTTCAG GACGAGTCACCGGCCGAAGATGATGTTCCCTATGGTTATGGtttctttcattttgtttttgccACTGGAGCCATGTACTTTGCAATGCTGCTGATTGGGTGGAATACTCATCACACCATTAAAAA GTGGACAATTGATGTGGGTTGGACAAGCACTTGGGTCAGGATAGTTAACGAATGGCTGGCAGTTTGTGTATATT TGTGGATGCTGGTGGCCCCAATCTTCTTGAAAAGCAGACAAGTAGATGAATCGCCCGTGTAA
- the LOC123200065 gene encoding probable serine incorporator isoform X1 produces MESGGSYGNERRAVFKDDSWFSQFRNGSNPWMARYVYALIFLVANLLAWVVRDYSSGALPEMEKLRNCKGGHECLGAEGVLRVSLGCFMFFIIMFLSTAGTSKLYASRDLWHSGWWSAKIIMWITLTVIPFLMPSSFIQLYGEVAHFGAGVFLLIQLISVISFITWLNDCCLSEKNAERCHIHVMLTATTAYVICIVGIIMMYIWYTPDPSCLLNIFFITWTLVLLQLMTSISLHPKVNAGFLAPGLMGLYVVFICWCAIRSEPAGESCNRKAEASNRTDWLTIISFVVALLAMVIATFSTGIDSKCFQLRKDESPAEDDVPYGYGFFHFVFATGAMYFAMLLIGWNTHHTIKKWTIDVGWTSTWVRIVNEWLAVCVYLWMLVAPIFLKSRQVDESPV; encoded by the exons ATGGAGAGTGGTGGTAGTTACGGCAACGAGAGGCGCGCAGTGTTTAAGGATGACTCATGGTTTAGCCAATTTCGGAATGGCTCCAATCCTTGGATGGCCAGATATGTTTATGCGTTGATTTTTCTGGTAGCAAACTTGCTAGCATGGGTAGTTCGGGATTATAGCAGCGGAGCCTTGCCGGAAATGGAGA AACTAAGGAACTGCAAAGGTGGGCATGAATGCTTGGGCGCTGAAGGAGTTCTTCGAGTGAGCTTGGGTTGCTTT ATGTTTTTTATCATAATGTTCTTATCGACAGCTGGTACTTCGAAGTTATATGCGTCCAGAGATTTGTGGCATTCTGGATGGTGGTCTGCAAAGATCATCATGTGGATTACCTTGACAGTCATCCCCTTTCTAATGCCTTCTTCCTTTATTCAGCTTTATG GGGAGGTCGCACACTTTGGTGCCGG GGTCTTTCTCCTAATTCAGCTAATCAGTGTGATCAGCTTCATTACATGGTTAAATGATTGCTGTCTGTCTGAGAAAAATGCAGAAAGATG CCACATCCATGTTATGCTAACTGCAACAACCGCATATGTTATATGCATAGTGGGGATCATAATGATGTACATTTGGTATACACCAGACCCTTCTTGCCTCctcaacatttttttcattacatGGACACTGGTGCTCCTTCAACTCATGACCAGCATCTctttgcacccaaaa GTAAATGCTGGTTTCTTGGCTCCAGGGCTTATGGGCCTTTATGTGGTATTTATCTGCTGGTGTGCCATTCGAAG TGAACCTGCCGGGGAAAGTTGCAACAGGAAAGCAGAAGCTTCAAACAGAACGGATTGGCTGACCATCATC AGCTTTGTTGTTGCACTACTTGCAATGGTCATTGCAACATTTTCTACAGGCATCGATTCCAAGTGCTTTCAG CTCAGGAAGGACGAGTCACCGGCCGAAGATGATGTTCCCTATGGTTATGGtttctttcattttgtttttgccACTGGAGCCATGTACTTTGCAATGCTGCTGATTGGGTGGAATACTCATCACACCATTAAAAA GTGGACAATTGATGTGGGTTGGACAAGCACTTGGGTCAGGATAGTTAACGAATGGCTGGCAGTTTGTGTATATT TGTGGATGCTGGTGGCCCCAATCTTCTTGAAAAGCAGACAAGTAGATGAATCGCCCGTGTAA
- the LOC123199891 gene encoding leucine-rich repeat extensin-like protein 3, with protein sequence MKNKTHFSLRSSFHFSLVIAAFLSTLVCCCSAEQVPIASHGGLTDAEAQYIKHRQLLYYRDEFGDRGERVSVDPSLVFENSRIKNAYIALQAWKQAILSDPYNFTLDWVGSDVCNYTGVFCAFAPYNKTIRTVAGVDLNHADIAGYLPEELGLLSDLALFHINSNRFCGSVPHKFKKLKLLYELDLSNNRFAGKFPGVVLKLPKLKFLDLRFNEFEGTVPKKLFDKDLDAIFINNNRFRFEIPDNFGNSPVSVIVLANNKFHGCVPSSIGNMSRLNEIILLNNGLRSCLPSEIGGLKNLTVFDVSYNELRGPLPESIGGMVSLEQLNVAHNMLSGSIPASICQLPNLQNFTFSYNFFTGEPPVCLSLQSFDDRRNCLPSRPVQRSAAQCKSFLSKRVDCSSFRCTPFVPSLPPPPPPSPPMPVPSPPVVVPSPPPPPPPPPSPPPPIYSSPPPPPSPSPPPPVYSPPPPPPSPPPPPPPVYSPPPPPYSASPPPPSPSPPYCVRSSPPPPPNSPPPPLFSPPPPKYSSPPPPQHSPPPPHSPPPPISPYLSPPPPPPGHSPPPPSPPPCIEPPPPSPPPCIEYSPPPPPSPPPCIESSPPPPSPLPKPPQSPSPPPPPVVYASPPPPVHYNSPPPPSPAPPVPCENPPPSPSPPVPTPVYEGPLPPVNGVSYASPPPPPFY encoded by the coding sequence ATGAAGAACAAAACCCACTTCAGTCTCCgttcttcttttcatttctcaCTTGTCATTGCTGCCTTTCTCAGCACCCTAGTTTGCTGCTGCTCTGCTGAGCAGGTGCCCATTGCTAGCCATGGAGGGCTCACTGATGCAGAAGCGCAGTACATCAAACACCGCCAGCTACTCTACTACAGAGACGAGTTTGGTGACAGAGGGGAGAGGGTCTCTGTAGACCCTTctcttgtttttgaaaactcaagAATTAAAAATGCTTACATCGCTTTGCAAGCTTGGAAACAAGCTATTCTCTCTGATCCTTACAATTTTACTTTGGATTGGGTTGGATCTGATGTCTGCAACTACACTGGAGTTTTCTGTGCTTTTGCTCCGTACAATAAGACCATCCGAACTGTCGCCGGTGTTGATCTTAACCATGCTGATATCGCCGGGTATTTGCCGGAAGAGTTAGGGCTTCTTTCTGATCTTGCATTGTTTCACATCAACTCTAATAGGTTTTGCGGCAGTGTTCCTCACAAGTTCAAAAAACTGAAATTGCTTTACGAGCTGGATCTCAGCAACAACAGGTTCGCCGGAAAGTTCCCTGGTGTAGTTCTCAAGCTGCCGAAGCTCAAGTTCCTGGATCTCAGATTCAACGAATTTGAAGGCACTGTGCCGAAGAAGCTTTTTGACAAAGATTTGGATGCTATCTTTATCAATAACAATCGTTTCCGGTTTGAAATTCCGGACAATTTTGGCAACTCTCCGGTTTCTGTAATCGTCTTGGCGAACAACAAATTCCATGGCTGTGTGCCTTCCAGTATTGGTAACATGTCAAGACTCAATGAAATTATCCTCTTGAATAATGGTTTGAGGTCTTGTTTGCCATCGGAGATTGGAGGGCTGAAGAACTTGACGGTTTTCGATGTGAGCTATAATGAGCTTAGGGGTCCGTTGCCGGAGTCAATTGGAGGAATGGTGAGTCTTGAGCAACTCAATGTGGCTCACAATATGCTTTCTGGGAGTATTCCGGCGAGCATTTGTCAGTTGCCGAATTTGCAGAACTTCACCTTTTCTTATAACTTTTTCACTGGGGAACCGCCGGTGTGCTTAAGTTTACAGTCGTTTGATGATAGGAGGAATTGTTTGCCGTCAAGGCCGGTACAGAGGTCGGCAGCTCAATGTAAGTCGTTCTTGTCGAAACGTGTGGATTGTTCTTCGTTTAGATGTACACCTTTCGTTCCTTCTTTGccgccaccgccaccaccttcacCGCCAATGCCAGTGCCTTCTCCACCTGTTGTAGTTCCATCACCTCCACCGCCTCCACCTCCGCCTCCTTCGCCCCCACCGCCAATTTACTCCTCACCGCCTCCACCTCCTTCTCCTTCACCTCCACCTCCAGTTTACTCTCCCCCACCGCCACCTCCTTCACCACCTCCACCACCCCCACCAGTTTATTCACCGCCACCACCACCTTATTCAGCTTCTCCTCCGCCACCATCGCCCTCACCACCATATTGTGTCCGCTCTTCACCACCGCCACCACCAAATTCACCTCCACCTCCATTATTCTCACCACCACCACCGAAATATAGCTCACCACCTCCGCCACAACACTCACCTCCACCACCACATTCACCGCCACCTCCAATTTCTCCATACTTATCACCTCCCCCGCCACCACCTGGCCACTCACCGCCACCACCATCTCCACCTCCTTGTATAGAACCACCTCCACCTTCACCACCACCATGTATTGAATATTCACCACCTCCACCTCCTTCACCACCACCATGTATTGAATCTTCACCACCTCCACCTTCACCCTTGCCAAAGCCGCCACAATCGCCATCTCCTCCACCGCCACCTGTAGTCTATGCCTCTCCACCTCCACCAGTGCACTACAATTCACCCCCACCACCATCACCTGCACCGCCAGTTCCATGTGAAAATCCACCACCATCTCCTTCACCGCCAGTTCCTACCCCAGTATATGAAGGGCCATTGCCACCAGTGAATGGAGTCTCATATGCTTCACCTCCGCCACCTCCCTTCTATTGA